The following are encoded together in the Coffea arabica cultivar ET-39 chromosome 1c, Coffea Arabica ET-39 HiFi, whole genome shotgun sequence genome:
- the LOC140038623 gene encoding uncharacterized protein: MSVAEYETNFTKLARYAPDLIATEQRRIRRFVQGLNMEIQEGLATAQIDTYSDATEKAQRFETARAQSRSFFARKRNAPSGSRDTISTSAPPPKMGRGTGVVNIPNASRGALARGAGARGPGARGSGVKGGQSGRGSPRSAPQGVQVSTPQITCGYCGKANHTANECWRKDGKCLKCGSAEHQIANCPRIFENGGSQGGATSSRQTASGGSRPKVPTRVYALDSQPAPDPSEVVEGTLSIFYRLAKVLIDSGATHSFVNPAFMCGIDVKPVRLPYDLEVRTPTGNKSMLTSLVYKECEFWVRERKMLVDLVSLDLKGYDVIIGMDILSYHHAKLDCRAKVVEFCIPGEATLKLDVRGRLASSALISGIRARKILHKGAQGFLAFLINAPSDQVKLEDVPIVRDFPDVFPEELTSLPPEREIEFKIDLVPGVAPISKTPYKMLLRS, from the coding sequence ATGAGTGTAGCAGAGTATGAGACCAACTTTACTAAATTAGCCCGATATGCCCCTGACCTGATAGCCACTGAGCAGAGACGCATTAGGAGatttgtgcaagggctcaatATGGAAATTCAAGAGGGGCTAGCAACTGCTCAAATTGACACGTATAGTGATGCCACAGAGAAAGCTCAGAGGTTTGAGACAGCTAGAGCCCAATCTAGGTCATTCTTTGCTAGGAAAAGGAATGCCCCTAGTGGTAGCAGGGACACAATTTCTACAAGTGCCCCACCGCCTAAGATGGGTAGAGGAACTGGGGTAGTGAATATCCCTAATGCATCGAGAGGTGCTTTAGCAAGGGGTGCTGGAGCTAGAGGCCCTGGGGCGAGAGGATCTGGAGTGAAAGGAGGTCAAAGTGGAAGGGGATCCCCTAGGAGTGCTCCACAAGGTGTACAAGTGTCAACCCCTCAGATAACCTGTGGTTATTGTGGAAAAGCCAATCATACTGCAAATGAGTGCTGGAGAAAGGATGGCAAGTGCCTCAAGTGTGGAAGTGCTGAGCACCAAATTGCTAATTGTCCTAGGATTTTCGAGAATGGGGGAAGCCAAGGAGGTGCCACAAGTTCTAGGCAAACTGCTTCTGGAGGGAGTCGGCCAAAGGTCCCGACCAGGGTTTATGCCCTAGATAGTCAACCTGCACCTGACCCTTCGGAGGTAGTCGAAGGTACACTTTCAATCTTTTATCGGttagctaaggttttaattgATTCCGGTGcgactcattcgtttgttaatcCTGCTTTTATGTGTGGAATTGATGTAAAACCTGTACGATTACCCTATGATTTGGAAGTTAGGACTCCTACGGGTAATAAGAGCATGCTCACTAGTTTAGTGTATAAGGAGTGTGAATTTTGGGTTAGGGAGCGAAAAATGCTAGTTGACTTGGTGAGTTTGGAccttaaggggtatgatgtgattatAGGTATGGACATTTTGTCTTACCACCATGCTAAGCTAGATTGTAGAGCTAAAGTGGTGGAATTTTGCATCCCAGGTGAGGCAACTCTCAAGCtagatgtaaggggtagattagcTTCGTCTGCTTTGATTTCAGGGATTCGAGCTAGGAAAATACTTCACAAGGGAGCCCAGGGTTTTTTAGCTTTCTTAATTAACGCCCCTAGTGATCAAGTGAAATTAGAAGATGTGCCAATCGTGCGAGATTTTCCCGATGTCTTCCCGGAAGAATTAACATCTCTGCCACCTGAAAGGgagatagagtttaagattgaTTTGGTTCCAGGAGTAGCCCCAATTTCAAAGACTCCTTATAAAATGCTCCTGCGGAGTTGA